A window of Sphingomonas astaxanthinifaciens DSM 22298 genomic DNA:
GCCGCGCGGCCGTCTTCACTTCCTGCATGGAAAGTTCGGGCGCGGCGTGAAGCTCACGGTACAGCGCCATCAGGCTGGCGTCGGCGGGCGGAACGGGAGCGGCGGCGGCCGCGGCGGCGGCGAGGAGCGACGTCAGCATGAGGCGAAGTTGTAACCGCGCTTCGCCGTCCTTCCATCCCCTCTCGTCAGGCGGGCACGAGCTCGACGACGTCGGTCAGGCTCTCGTAGCGCGGCGAGGGGAGGATGATCCGCCAGCGCCGCTCGCCGATCCGCTCGACCCAGCCGGCAAGGTCGCGATCGCCGTCGGCGCCATAGGGCAGCGCCTTCTGCTCGTCGCCGAGCACCAGCGTGCCGAGGAAGACGTGGCGAAGCTGGTCATGCACGAAGATCGAGCCGACCTGCCGCTGCGACCCCGTCAGCTTGGCGAAGGACTGGAGCCGCCCGGCCTGGCTCACCCGGCAGTTGAAGGCGGGATAAGCGATGAAGGGCAGCATCCCCGGGCTGCGGGTGCCGAG
This region includes:
- a CDS encoding DUF4893 domain-containing protein, encoding MRTVAALALAAAALGACTPTERPTAGPIATASAWQTVATPGDRERLRSWRPVFVQALAEAKAAGHGAAIAREGVLLQPDSAIGGGLPNGDYRCRMIKLGTRSPGMLPFIAYPAFNCRVSQAGRLQSFAKLTGSQRQVGSIFVHDQLRHVFLGTLVLGDEQKALPYGADGDRDLAGWVERIGERRWRIILPSPRYESLTDVVELVPA